The following coding sequences are from one Triticum dicoccoides isolate Atlit2015 ecotype Zavitan chromosome 4A, WEW_v2.0, whole genome shotgun sequence window:
- the LOC119289477 gene encoding probable glycerol-3-phosphate acyltransferase 3, whose protein sequence is MSKAFTKSLLLYNKILIRRLKSLITRAPPAPASATERLPPSHKHESSTAPLDALPAPGTTDDDNDNGGRAGGGTIVCEVEGGLLMSSSTFPYFMLVVLEAGGLLRGLLLLLLYPLLRLLTDELAMKAMVMVTFAGLRKDAFGRLGMAVMPKLFLQDVSAEVFHAATSAPVTSGGARRRRRCVCVSSMPRAMVEPFLKEYLAVDAVIAPELRELGGYYLGLVEDEGEVARRMDVEEVIGAKGGAVVGIGGQGCSFQHIFQKYCKEVYVPTESTRRRREALHPRRYPKPLVFHDGRTAFRPTPAATLAMFMWLPLGAPLAVLRTAVFLLLPFSLSVPLLASLGMHNRMIASSSPSAGDKSKSNLFACNHRSLLDPLCVSAAAGRRDLSAATYSISRLSEMLAPIPTFRLTRDRAADRAAMQAQLARRGLVVCPEGTTCREPFLLRFSPLFAELAAGGVDVVPVALHLAVDMFHGTTARGRKMLDPLYLLMNPVPSYLVQFLDPVECGGQEARAVANEVQRRVAEALGYERTGLTRRDKYLILAGNEGVVGAAQDGGTKN, encoded by the exons atgtCCAAAGCATTCACCAAGTCCCTCCTCTTGTACAACAAGATCCTCATCCGGCGGCTCAAGTCTCTCATCACCCGTGCGCCACCCGCGCCGGCGTCGGCCACCGAGAGGCTGCCACCCTCACACAAGCACGAGTCGTCGACGGCGCCGCTGGACGCGCTCCCGGCGCCAGGGACGACGGACGATGACAACGATAATGGTGGCCGTGCTGGCGGCGGCACCATCGTGTGCGAGGTGGAAGGCGGCCTGCTGATGTCCTCCTCCACCTTCCCCTACTTCATGCTCGTGGTCCTCGAGGCCGGCGGGCTTCTCCGCGGCCTCCTCCTGCTCCTGCTCTACCCTCTCCTCCGCCTCCTCACGGACGAGCTCGCCATGAAGGCCATGGTGATGGTGACCTTCGCGGGGCTCCGGAAGGACGCGTTTGGCCGGCTGGGCATGGCCGTCATGCCCAAGCTGTTCCTGCAGGACGTGAGCGCCGAGGTGTTCCACGCGGCCACGTCTGCTCCAGTGACGTCAGGGGGCGCGCGGCGGCGAAGGCGCTGCGTCTGCGTGAGCAGCATGCCGAGGGCGATGGTGGAGCCGTTCTTGAAGGAGTACCTCGCCGTCGACGCCGTCATCGCGCCGGAGCTGAGGGAGCTCGGAGGGTACTACCTGGGTCTCGTGGAGGATGAAGGCGAGGTGGCGAGGAGGATGGACGTGGAGGAGGTCATTGGGGCCAAGGGCGGCGccgtcgtcggcattggtggaCAGGGGTGCTCGTTTCAGCACATCTTCCAAAAGTACTGCAAG gaGGTGTACGTGCCAACGGAGTcgacgcggcggcggcgcgaggcgctGCACCCGCGGCGGTACCCGAAGCCCCTGGTTTTCCACGACGGCCGCACCGCTTTCCGGCCGACGCCCGCCGCCACGCTCGCCATGTTCATGTGGCTCCCGCTCGGTGCGCCGCTCGCCGTGCTCCGCACCGCCGTCTTCCTCCTGCTCCCTTTCTCCCTCTCGGTGCCGCTCCTCGCCAGCCTCGGCATGCACAACCGCATGATCGCGTCCTCGTCGCCCTCTGCCGGGGACAAGAGCAAGAGCAACCTCTTCGCGTGCAACCACCGGTCGCTGCTGGACCCGCTGTGCGTGTCCGCGGCCGCCGGCCGGCGCGACCTCTCCGCAGCCACCTACAGCATCAGCCGCCTGTCGGAGATGCTCGCGCCGATCCCCACGTTCCGCCTCACCCGCGACCGCGCCGCCGACCGCGCGGCCATGCAGGCACAGCTCGCCCGCCGCGGGCTGGTGGTGTGCCCGGAGGGGACGACGTGCAGGGAGCCGTTCCTGCTGCGGTTCAGCCCGCTGTTCGCGGAGCTTGCCGCCGGCGGCGTGGACGTGGTGCCCGTGGCGCTGCACCTGGCGGTGGACATGTTCCACGGCACGACGGCGCGGGGCAGGAAGATGCTGGACCCTCTGTACCTGCTGATGAACCCCGTGCCGTCCTACCTCGTGCAGTTCCTCGACCCCGTCGAGTGCGGCGGCCAGGAGGCGCGCGCGGTGGCGAACGAGGTGCAGCGCCGGGTTGCAGAGGCGCTCGGGTACGAGCGCACCGGGCTGACAAGGAGGGACAAGTACCTCATCCTCGCCGGCAACGAAGGGGTCGTCGGCGCCGCCCAGGACGGCGGCACGAAGAATTAG